The window GCGCTCGACGTGAACCACCCGCAGAATACACCGGGCGCCGGAACGGCACTCGTCGTGTTTGCCTGTCTGTTTATCACGGGATTCGCAATGACCTGGGGCCCCATGGTGTGGGCGATTGTGGCGGAGTTGTATCCCTCGCGCTACCGCGCGCGggcgatggcgctggcgacggcgtcgAACTGGCTGTGGAACTTCCTGATTGGATTCTTCACGCCGTTTATCACGGGCGATATCGACTTTGCCTACGGGTATGTGTTTGCCGGGTGCTTGTTCGTCGCCGTGCTGGTGGTTTATTTCTTTGTTATCGAGGGTAAGGATAAgaccctggaggagatggatatGATGTATGTCATGCACGTGCCGCCGTGGAAGAGCAGTAACTGGACGCCGCCGGCGCCAGAAGAGCGGCTCACGACAGATCAGCTTATGGATCGGCGCGTGGCAAAAGGATACGACAAGGAGGAAACGGACGCGGCGGCTAAGAAGAGTATGGAGGGTGGCGGGCCGATTCATGACCATGCGGAGGCTCCGGAGGCAGGTCCGTCAACGGCGACGTGATTTATTGAGGACGAGGggagtgctggtggtggtatATAAAGTGGGCAAGTGTAGATGTATATATCCCTATCCTTGTACGGAGATCAGATCTCCAGCGGTAGTGATTACTATGGAAGGAGTAGATATCTGTCATGTCAATTTGGCTATTCATATATCAAGAAGTACAGGCAGGCAAAACAAGAATGAACACATCTCCAGGATGGAACTGATGAAAGGAAACACGACCGCAATGAGAACtaacaaaaaacaaaagaaacgGCGCCGGATCCACCAGTTGCAATTTACTCAATCCACCCAAATAGACTCATTCCGATTCCCTGAAGATCGACTGGGCAAAGCAGACGGGAAAAAACGCATGGATGTGGATAAGAGCACAATCATCAATGTTGTGAACGTAGTAGAACTTTTGGCACACACCAACAAGGAATGACCAGTCGGTCACACTAGTTTAGTCCATAAAGTCACCGCGCAGGATCTTCTCCTGGAAGAAGTCCGGCTTATTCTGCTTGGGCTGCTTGGGCATTTCCCGAATGGGCTGCTCCATAGTGGCGACGGAAGCCGCCCGCTGATGCTGGCCCGACTGACGGACCGCCGACGGACCCTGCGGACCCTGCGGGGAGATGGGGCCTCCAATGGACGGGGCGCGCTCGGCACGCGAGCGGAGTGCCTCGGTCCAGTTGAAGCCTTCGCCTGTAGGCCGGCGCGATACGTTAGATATCTCATCCTGGGGAGCAACCGTGTTTGTACTTGCAGTAGCAGCAGGGGAGCGGGGTGGGCTGCGGACCGACGCCGAGCCGGGCGAGGACCCGCTGGCTCGGGCCGCTTTGGTCGGCTGCCCGGGTGGTGGGGGATATCTACCATTGCCAATGCTTCCTGTGCGAGCCTCCCGCAGCGCCTGGGCGCCGAAGGAGACCCGTCGCGCGAACGGAGAGTTGGGTGTCGCGCCGGGGGATG of the Penicillium psychrofluorescens genome assembly, chromosome: 1 genome contains:
- a CDS encoding uncharacterized protein (ID:PFLUO_001984-T1.cds;~source:funannotate), whose product is MSDDRSSSPISVPNSQSRQRRGSLGATFTDLFAKQNNQPPANGSQATGSNAQTNQQRRLSISTLGLSGSPTQTSAFGNAFRRGSMSSSMGSNAPTAEDAMGEEAESASPGATPNSPFARRVSFGAQALREARTGSIGNGRYPPPPGQPTKAARASGSSPGSASVRSPPRSPAATASTNTVAPQDEISNVSRRPTGEGFNWTEALRSRAERAPSIGGPISPQGPQGPSAVRQSGQHQRAASVATMEQPIREMPKQPKQNKPDFFQEKILRGDFMD